The following coding sequences lie in one Mycobacterium sp. Z3061 genomic window:
- a CDS encoding DUF2567 domain-containing protein, whose product MTGEAVTDVARPVEPPAGPRTPRNRALLTVVLVLTAAGVLIGALWAWIAPPIHAVVAVSRKGERVHDYLGGESQNFFVAPFMLLGLLGVLAVVAAVAVWQWREHRGPQMVAALTLGLIGAAAAAAGVGALLVLLRYGALNFDTVALASGDHNVTYVSQAPPVFFGHLPLQVAATLLSPTASAALIYALAATGTVRDDLGGYPPIDPRPAVLPPVPAGPVTP is encoded by the coding sequence ATGACCGGGGAAGCCGTGACCGACGTGGCCCGGCCGGTGGAGCCCCCGGCGGGCCCGCGTACCCCCCGCAACCGCGCGCTGCTCACCGTGGTGCTGGTGCTAACCGCCGCGGGTGTGCTGATCGGTGCTCTCTGGGCGTGGATCGCCCCGCCGATTCACGCCGTGGTGGCGGTGAGCCGCAAGGGCGAGCGCGTGCACGATTACCTGGGCGGCGAATCTCAGAACTTCTTCGTGGCGCCGTTCATGTTGCTCGGTTTGCTGGGCGTACTGGCGGTGGTGGCCGCCGTGGCAGTGTGGCAGTGGCGCGAGCATCGGGGGCCGCAGATGGTCGCCGCGCTCACCTTGGGGCTGATCGGCGCCGCCGCGGCCGCCGCGGGCGTCGGAGCGCTGCTGGTCCTACTGCGTTACGGCGCACTTAATTTCGACACCGTCGCGCTCGCGTCGGGTGATCACAACGTGACCTACGTCAGCCAGGCGCCTCCGGTGTTCTTCGGTCATCTGCCGCTGCAAGTCGCCGCCACGCTGCTCTCGCCGACGGCCTCCGCGGCGCTGATCTACGCGCTCGCGGCCACCGGAACCGTGCGCGACGACTTGGGCGGCTATCCGCCGATCGACCCGCGCCCGGCCGTCCTGCCGCCCGTCCCCGCGGGTCCGGTCACCCCTTAG
- a CDS encoding lipase family protein — protein MVELAKLGGETGAEWIGRPPHEELQRKVRPLLPADDPFYQPPAGFQHAAPGTVLRSRDVELAFMGLIPQSITGTQLLYRTTDMNGNPEATVTTVLLPKEVAPGKTMPLLSYQCAIDAISSRCFPSYAMRRRAKAIGSLAQLELLLVSAAVAEGWAVSVPDHEGLHGLWGTPYEPGYRVLDGLRAVLSSERLGVPASAKIGLWGYSGGGLASAWAAEMCGEYAPELDIVGAVLGSPVGNLGNTFKRLNGSLLAGLPAMVVAALTHAYPDLDAVIKEHANEDGLAMLESMERMTTAEAVISMANKNMADYLDEPLEDILATPAVAHVFDSTTLGVAVPTPPVLIVQAVHDYLIAVDDIDALADAYSAGGADVTYHRDAFNEHMLLHPLSSPMALRWLIDRFAGRPITDHLIRTTWPTMFNPMTYAGMARLAVIAAKVITGRKIHRRPL, from the coding sequence ATGGTGGAGCTCGCGAAGCTGGGAGGCGAAACCGGGGCGGAGTGGATCGGCCGACCCCCGCACGAGGAGTTGCAGCGCAAGGTCCGCCCGCTGCTCCCCGCGGACGACCCGTTCTACCAGCCGCCCGCCGGCTTCCAGCACGCCGCACCCGGCACCGTGCTCCGCTCCCGCGACGTCGAACTGGCCTTCATGGGCCTCATCCCGCAGTCCATCACCGGGACCCAGTTGCTGTACCGGACGACGGACATGAACGGCAATCCCGAGGCGACCGTGACGACGGTGCTGCTGCCGAAAGAGGTCGCCCCCGGCAAGACCATGCCGCTGCTGTCCTACCAGTGCGCCATCGACGCCATCTCGTCCCGGTGTTTCCCCTCCTACGCGATGCGCCGCCGCGCCAAGGCCATCGGCTCGCTGGCCCAGCTGGAGTTGCTGTTGGTCAGCGCCGCCGTCGCCGAGGGCTGGGCGGTATCGGTTCCTGACCACGAAGGCCTGCACGGGTTGTGGGGCACCCCCTATGAACCCGGCTACCGGGTCCTGGACGGTCTGCGGGCGGTGCTGAGTTCGGAACGACTCGGAGTGCCCGCGTCCGCCAAGATCGGGCTGTGGGGCTACTCGGGCGGCGGGCTGGCCAGCGCGTGGGCCGCGGAAATGTGCGGCGAATACGCCCCGGAGCTGGACATCGTCGGAGCCGTACTGGGCTCCCCCGTCGGCAACCTCGGGAACACCTTCAAACGACTCAACGGCAGCCTGCTCGCGGGCCTGCCCGCGATGGTCGTGGCCGCACTCACCCACGCCTATCCCGACCTCGATGCGGTCATCAAGGAACACGCCAACGAAGACGGTCTGGCCATGCTCGAGAGCATGGAGCGGATGACGACCGCGGAAGCCGTCATCTCGATGGCCAACAAGAACATGGCCGACTACCTCGACGAGCCGCTGGAGGACATTCTGGCGACCCCGGCCGTCGCCCATGTCTTCGACAGCACCACCCTGGGCGTCGCGGTGCCGACGCCGCCGGTGCTGATCGTGCAGGCCGTCCACGACTATCTCATCGCCGTCGACGACATCGACGCGCTTGCCGACGCCTACTCAGCGGGCGGCGCCGACGTCACCTACCACCGGGACGCGTTCAACGAGCACATGCTGTTGCACCCGCTGTCCTCCCCGATGGCGCTGCGTTGGCTGATCGACCGGTTCGCCGGACGCCCCATCACCGACCACCTGATCCGGACCACTTGGCCCACGATGTTCAACCCGATGACCTATGCCGGGATGGCACGCCTGGCCGTCATCGCCGCGAAGGTCATCACCGGCAGGAAGATCCACCGGCGTCCCCTCTAA
- a CDS encoding NrtR DNA-binding winged helix domain-containing protein has product MPHGSTAHEVLAVVFQVRMVTDGPRSGKPQLNVLLWQRAQDPQRGAWSLPGGRLRNDEDMITSVRRQLAEKVDLKELSHLEQLAVFSDPQRVPDVRMIASTFLGLVPFPATPELPPDTRWHPVSALPPMAFDHGTMVAHARTRLVAKMSYTNIGFALAPKEFALSTLRDIYGAALGYQVDATNLQRVLARRKVITATGTIAQSGRSGGRPAALYRFTDSQLRVTDEFAALRPPG; this is encoded by the coding sequence ATGCCTCATGGTAGCACCGCCCACGAAGTGCTCGCCGTCGTGTTCCAGGTTCGAATGGTTACCGACGGCCCGCGCAGCGGAAAACCGCAGCTGAACGTGCTGTTATGGCAGCGTGCACAGGATCCGCAGCGCGGCGCGTGGTCGCTGCCGGGCGGACGGCTGCGCAACGACGAGGACATGATCACCTCGGTGCGCCGCCAGCTTGCCGAGAAGGTCGATCTGAAGGAGTTGTCCCACCTCGAACAACTCGCGGTGTTCTCCGATCCGCAGCGGGTGCCGGACGTGCGGATGATCGCCTCCACGTTCCTTGGACTGGTGCCCTTCCCCGCCACCCCGGAACTGCCCCCGGACACCCGCTGGCATCCAGTCAGCGCGCTCCCACCGATGGCTTTCGACCACGGGACCATGGTCGCTCACGCCCGCACCCGACTGGTCGCCAAGATGTCCTATACGAATATCGGATTCGCCTTGGCGCCAAAGGAATTCGCGCTGTCCACGCTGCGCGACATCTACGGCGCGGCGCTGGGCTATCAGGTCGACGCGACCAATCTGCAGCGCGTGCTGGCCCGGCGAAAGGTCATCACGGCGACCGGGACCATTGCCCAGTCCGGCCGCAGCGGCGGGCGCCCGGCCGCGCTCTACCGGTTCACGGATTCGCAGCTGCGGGTCACCGACGAATTTGCCGCCCTCCGGCCCCCCGGATAG
- the nadA gene encoding quinolinate synthase NadA, whose amino-acid sequence MTVLNRMDELSARIISTPTGFTGVDGDAQWAAEIRRLARLRGATVLAHNYQLPAIQDVADHVGDSLALSRIAAEAPEDTIVFCGVHFMAETAKILSPDKTVLIPDQRAGCSLADSITPDDLREWKAEHPDAVVVSYVNTTAEVKALTDICCTSSNAVDVVASIDPDREVLFCPDQFLGAHVRRVTGRENLHIWAGECHVHAGINGDELAERARANPDAELYVHPECGCATSALYLAGEGAFPAERVKILSTGGMLDAAHETRARKVLVATEVGMLHQLRRAAPQVDFQAVNDRASCKFMKMITPAALLRCLVEGADEVHVDPDVAAAGRRSVQRMIAIGQPGGGE is encoded by the coding sequence ATGACGGTCTTGAATCGCATGGATGAGCTGTCGGCCCGCATCATCAGCACGCCCACCGGCTTCACCGGAGTCGACGGCGACGCGCAGTGGGCAGCCGAGATACGTCGGCTGGCGCGCCTGCGCGGTGCCACCGTGCTGGCCCACAATTATCAGCTGCCGGCCATCCAGGACGTTGCCGACCACGTGGGGGACTCGCTGGCGCTGTCGCGGATCGCAGCCGAGGCGCCCGAGGACACCATCGTGTTCTGCGGTGTGCACTTCATGGCCGAGACCGCCAAGATCCTGAGTCCGGACAAGACGGTGCTGATCCCGGATCAGCGGGCCGGCTGCTCGCTGGCCGACTCGATCACGCCCGACGACCTGCGCGAGTGGAAGGCCGAGCACCCCGACGCCGTCGTCGTCTCCTACGTCAACACCACGGCGGAGGTCAAGGCGCTCACCGACATCTGCTGCACGTCGTCGAACGCCGTCGACGTCGTCGCCTCCATCGACCCCGACCGCGAGGTGCTGTTCTGCCCGGACCAGTTCCTCGGCGCACACGTGCGCCGGGTGACCGGGCGCGAGAACCTGCACATCTGGGCCGGCGAGTGCCATGTGCACGCCGGCATCAACGGCGACGAACTCGCCGAGCGGGCCCGCGCCAACCCCGACGCCGAGCTGTACGTGCACCCCGAATGTGGTTGCGCCACTTCGGCTCTGTACCTGGCGGGCGAGGGCGCCTTCCCGGCCGAGCGGGTCAAGATCCTGTCCACCGGCGGCATGCTCGACGCCGCGCACGAGACCCGTGCCCGCAAGGTACTGGTCGCCACCGAGGTCGGCATGCTGCACCAGTTACGCAGGGCGGCACCGCAAGTCGACTTCCAGGCGGTCAACGACCGCGCGTCGTGCAAGTTCATGAAGATGATCACCCCGGCGGCCCTGCTGCGCTGCCTGGTGGAAGGTGCCGACGAAGTCCACGTCGATCCCGACGTCGCGGCGGCGGGGCGGCGCAGCGTGCAGCGCATGATCGCGATCGGCCAGCCCGGCGGTGGCGAATGA
- a CDS encoding L-aspartate oxidase, with amino-acid sequence MTTRPVWRDSADVVVIGMGVAGLAAALAAHRAGAGVVVLNKAARTRGVTATHYAQGGIAVVLPDNDDSIDAHVSDTLTAGAGLCDPDAVYSIVADGYRAVTQLVGDGARFDEAVPGTWDVTREGGHSRRRVVHAGGDATGAEVQRTLDGAARTLDIRSSHVALQVLHDEDGVNGVLVARPDGVGIISAPSVILATGGLGHLYSATTNPNGSTGDGVALALWAGLAVSDLEFIQFHPTMLFVPGAQGRRPLITEAIRGEGAILLDSQGNSITAGVHPMGDLAPRDVVAAAIDARLKATGDTCAYLDARGIAGFAARFPTVTAACREAGIDPVRQPIPIVPGAHYSCGGVVTDVYGQTELPGLYAAGEVARTGMHGANRLASNSLLEGLVVGGRAGHAAAAHATAAGCRRAKMPEPITRTAPRRGDLQHAMSLDASVVRDADGLRRLADMLSAAPGRTVACRQDAEDVALTLAARTVAAAALARTESRGCHHRAEYPSADACQGRSALVRLAPDGSSVRVETLAAVG; translated from the coding sequence ATGACCACCCGTCCGGTGTGGCGCGACAGCGCCGATGTCGTCGTGATCGGCATGGGCGTGGCCGGCCTGGCCGCCGCGCTGGCTGCCCACCGCGCCGGCGCCGGGGTTGTGGTCCTGAACAAGGCGGCCCGGACGCGCGGGGTAACGGCAACCCACTACGCCCAGGGTGGCATCGCGGTGGTGCTGCCCGACAACGACGATTCCATCGACGCCCACGTCAGCGACACGCTGACGGCGGGTGCGGGACTGTGCGACCCGGACGCGGTGTACTCGATCGTCGCCGACGGCTACCGTGCCGTCACCCAATTGGTCGGCGACGGAGCACGTTTCGATGAAGCCGTGCCCGGCACCTGGGACGTCACCCGTGAAGGGGGTCACTCCCGGCGGCGGGTGGTGCACGCGGGCGGCGACGCGACCGGAGCCGAGGTGCAACGCACCCTCGATGGCGCCGCACGCACCCTGGACATCCGCAGCAGCCACGTCGCGCTGCAGGTCCTGCACGACGAGGACGGTGTCAACGGGGTGCTGGTGGCCCGCCCGGACGGCGTCGGCATCATCAGCGCGCCGTCGGTCATCCTGGCAACGGGCGGCCTCGGACACCTCTACAGCGCGACCACAAATCCGAACGGTTCCACCGGCGACGGGGTTGCGTTGGCATTGTGGGCCGGCCTGGCGGTCAGCGATCTGGAGTTCATCCAGTTCCACCCGACGATGCTCTTCGTCCCGGGCGCGCAGGGCCGGCGCCCGTTGATCACCGAGGCCATTCGCGGTGAGGGCGCGATACTGCTTGACAGTCAAGGCAATTCGATCACTGCCGGGGTGCACCCGATGGGCGATCTGGCCCCGCGGGACGTGGTCGCGGCCGCCATCGACGCCCGGCTGAAGGCGACCGGCGACACGTGTGCCTACCTCGACGCGCGGGGGATCGCGGGGTTCGCCGCGCGCTTCCCGACCGTCACCGCCGCATGCCGGGAGGCCGGAATCGATCCCGTCCGCCAGCCCATTCCGATCGTTCCAGGCGCGCACTACAGCTGCGGCGGCGTGGTCACCGACGTCTACGGCCAGACGGAGCTGCCCGGCTTGTACGCGGCGGGCGAAGTGGCCCGCACCGGAATGCACGGAGCCAACCGGCTGGCCTCCAACAGCCTGCTGGAGGGCTTGGTGGTCGGCGGGCGCGCCGGACACGCAGCGGCCGCTCATGCGACGGCCGCGGGCTGCCGGCGCGCGAAGATGCCCGAGCCGATCACCCGCACCGCGCCCCGTCGCGGCGACCTGCAACACGCGATGAGCCTGGACGCGTCGGTGGTGCGTGACGCCGACGGGCTGCGCCGGTTGGCCGACATGCTGAGCGCGGCTCCCGGTCGCACGGTGGCATGTCGCCAGGATGCCGAGGATGTGGCGCTGACCCTGGCCGCTCGCACCGTGGCGGCCGCCGCGCTGGCACGTACCGAGAGCCGGGGCTGCCACCACCGCGCCGAGTACCCGTCTGCCGACGCCTGCCAGGGGCGTAGCGCGCTGGTGCGACTGGCGCCTGACGGCAGCTCGGTGCGGGTCGAGACTCTAGCGGCGGTGGGTTGA
- the nadC gene encoding carboxylating nicotinate-nucleotide diphosphorylase, translated as MKLDAAERADAIATIRRGLDEDLRYGPDATTLATVSADAMATASMVPRELGVIAGVDVALLALDEVIGSDGYQVLHRVEDGTRVGPGEPLLTVRAQTRGLLTAERTMLNLVCHLSGIATATAAWVEAVEGTRTKVRDTRKTLPGLRLLQKYAVRVGGGVNHRLGLGDAALIKDNHVAAAGSAVGALRAVRAAAPELSCEVEVDSLEQLAEVLPEKPELILLDNFPVWQTQIAVQRRDASAPQVLLESSGGLSLETARTYAGTGVDYLAVGALTHSVRVLDVGLDM; from the coding sequence ATGAAGCTGGATGCCGCCGAGCGGGCTGACGCGATCGCGACCATCCGGCGCGGCCTGGACGAGGACCTGCGCTACGGGCCGGATGCCACCACACTGGCGACGGTGTCGGCGGACGCGATGGCCACGGCGTCGATGGTGCCGCGCGAGTTGGGCGTGATTGCCGGGGTGGACGTGGCGCTGCTGGCGCTCGACGAGGTGATCGGCAGCGACGGCTACCAGGTGTTGCACCGCGTCGAAGACGGCACGCGGGTCGGCCCGGGTGAGCCGCTGTTGACGGTGCGGGCCCAGACGCGCGGCCTGCTGACGGCCGAGCGGACCATGCTGAATCTGGTGTGCCACTTGTCAGGTATCGCGACGGCGACCGCTGCGTGGGTGGAGGCTGTCGAGGGCACCAGGACCAAGGTCCGCGACACGCGAAAGACCTTGCCGGGTCTGCGCTTGCTGCAGAAGTACGCGGTCCGCGTCGGCGGCGGCGTCAACCACCGGCTGGGGCTGGGCGACGCGGCGTTGATCAAGGACAACCACGTCGCGGCCGCGGGGTCGGCGGTCGGGGCACTGCGTGCGGTGCGCGCAGCCGCGCCCGAGCTGTCCTGCGAAGTCGAGGTGGATTCACTCGAGCAGCTGGCCGAGGTGCTGCCGGAGAAGCCGGAGTTGATCCTGCTGGACAACTTCCCGGTGTGGCAGACCCAGATCGCCGTGCAGCGCCGCGACGCGAGCGCGCCGCAGGTGCTGCTGGAGTCCTCTGGCGGGCTCAGTCTGGAAACCGCCAGGACCTATGCGGGTACCGGAGTCGACTACCTTGCCGTGGGTGCGCTGACCCACTCGGTGCGGGTGCTCGACGTCGGCCTGGACATGTGA
- a CDS encoding TRIC cation channel family protein, which produces MTDTVGEFLRVIDLTGVFGNAILGGLVARELHLDPIGFAALATLSGLGGGLIRDTLLQHGPPVALTDYLYALAVIAGAVVAFLTPVHDRAWALVFPVVDALALGCWAAAGAQKTLHVGLGWLPAILLGTITAVGGGALRDLAVRRTPQIFGGNTLYATCAVAASVVAVAFDYVGRASAGMVLATLVGAGFVLLARWRGWQLWTGLDWDYDIQRAPGRLLPRIAVRVNRRPAPPPEL; this is translated from the coding sequence GTGACAGACACCGTCGGCGAATTCCTGCGGGTCATCGACCTGACCGGAGTCTTCGGCAACGCCATCCTCGGTGGGCTCGTGGCGCGCGAACTGCACCTGGATCCGATCGGATTCGCCGCGCTGGCGACGTTGTCGGGCCTAGGCGGCGGCCTGATCCGCGACACCCTGCTCCAGCACGGCCCGCCGGTCGCGCTGACCGACTATCTGTATGCGCTGGCCGTGATCGCGGGAGCGGTGGTCGCCTTCCTGACGCCGGTGCACGATCGCGCGTGGGCGCTGGTGTTCCCGGTGGTGGATGCCCTGGCGCTGGGGTGTTGGGCGGCCGCCGGCGCCCAGAAGACCCTGCACGTCGGCCTGGGCTGGCTGCCCGCAATCCTGCTGGGCACGATCACCGCGGTGGGCGGCGGCGCGCTGCGCGACCTCGCCGTGCGACGGACGCCGCAGATCTTCGGGGGCAATACTCTCTACGCCACCTGCGCGGTGGCCGCCAGTGTCGTGGCGGTGGCCTTCGACTATGTGGGGCGGGCGTCGGCGGGCATGGTGCTGGCCACGTTGGTCGGGGCCGGCTTCGTTCTGCTGGCCCGCTGGCGCGGCTGGCAGCTCTGGACGGGGCTGGATTGGGATTACGACATCCAACGGGCCCCGGGCCGGCTGCTGCCGCGCATCGCGGTGCGGGTCAACCGGCGGCCCGCCCCGCCTCCGGAGCTCTGA
- a CDS encoding TetR/AcrR family transcriptional regulator, with protein sequence MPRPDRSRAALIDTAATLFRRQGYAATGLNQILEEAGVKPGSLYHHFPHGKQQLAAAAVDTTGSAIEQLLRQLLATDKPVSDVVDRWIDVLAAGLAGDPRDGCPVEPLATEAVHGSPAVREAAARAFAGWCAAITDRLRRDGRPAASAEQAGLAVISLIEGALILSRTSGDTAALNAAKAAARLLLTV encoded by the coding sequence ATGCCGAGACCCGACCGCAGCCGCGCCGCGCTCATCGACACCGCCGCCACGTTGTTCCGCCGCCAGGGCTATGCGGCGACCGGCCTGAACCAGATCCTCGAGGAGGCGGGCGTCAAGCCCGGTTCGCTCTATCACCATTTCCCGCACGGCAAACAGCAGCTGGCCGCGGCGGCGGTCGACACCACCGGGTCGGCCATCGAACAACTGCTGCGTCAGCTGCTGGCGACCGACAAACCGGTGAGCGATGTCGTGGATCGCTGGATCGACGTGTTGGCGGCCGGCCTGGCCGGTGACCCGCGCGACGGCTGCCCGGTCGAACCGCTGGCCACCGAGGCCGTCCACGGCAGTCCGGCAGTGCGCGAGGCAGCCGCGCGCGCCTTCGCGGGGTGGTGCGCGGCGATCACCGACCGGCTGCGCCGGGACGGCCGGCCCGCGGCAAGCGCCGAGCAGGCGGGGCTTGCCGTGATCTCGTTGATCGAGGGCGCGCTGATCCTGTCGCGGACCAGCGGAGACACGGCCGCACTCAACGCGGCCAAGGCCGCCGCACGCCTGCTATTGACGGTTTAA
- a CDS encoding alcohol dehydrogenase catalytic domain-containing protein, producing MRQLMHADAGRYEWRDAADLEISAPGQALVRPLAVACCDLDVAVCAGRLPLPPGYAVGHEGLAEVVAVGDDVAGVAVGDRVVVPFQINCGTCRECRRGVTGSCSSLPLLAMYGMGPIAGLDGGGFMSDLVLVPYADAMLIPVPDGVDPVAVASLSDNIPDGWRTVAPFADELGAVDAVDRRVLVVGRASIGLYAAAFGAALGAHVDYVDTDPHRLAAAEKLGASVHDRGKPAREWEPYPVTVNTSADPALLAATLRATWPDGVCTDTGIYYQPSVELALLPLYTRGVRFVTGRVNARAAIPQVLAMLADGCDLSPAVDRVVPWEEAPTRWPEMTGKTVFVRS from the coding sequence ATGAGGCAACTAATGCATGCGGATGCCGGCCGCTACGAGTGGCGGGACGCCGCGGACCTGGAAATTTCGGCACCCGGACAGGCCCTGGTCCGGCCGCTGGCGGTCGCGTGCTGCGACCTGGATGTCGCCGTCTGCGCCGGCCGACTGCCGTTGCCGCCGGGGTACGCCGTCGGCCACGAAGGGCTGGCGGAGGTTGTCGCGGTCGGCGACGACGTCGCCGGTGTCGCGGTAGGGGACCGGGTGGTGGTGCCGTTCCAGATCAACTGCGGGACCTGTCGTGAATGTCGCCGCGGTGTCACCGGATCCTGTAGCTCGCTGCCGTTGCTGGCGATGTACGGGATGGGCCCGATCGCCGGTCTCGACGGCGGCGGATTCATGTCGGACCTGGTGTTGGTGCCCTACGCCGATGCCATGCTGATCCCGGTTCCGGATGGAGTCGATCCCGTGGCGGTCGCGTCGCTGTCGGACAACATTCCCGACGGCTGGCGCACGGTTGCGCCGTTCGCGGACGAGTTGGGTGCCGTCGATGCCGTGGATCGCCGGGTGCTGGTGGTCGGTCGGGCATCGATCGGGCTGTATGCGGCCGCGTTCGGGGCCGCCCTGGGAGCCCACGTCGACTACGTCGACACCGATCCGCACCGGTTGGCTGCGGCCGAGAAATTGGGTGCGTCTGTGCACGACCGGGGGAAGCCCGCCAGGGAGTGGGAGCCCTACCCCGTCACGGTGAACACGTCGGCCGACCCCGCATTGCTGGCGGCCACGCTGCGCGCGACCTGGCCCGACGGCGTGTGTACGGACACCGGGATCTACTACCAGCCTTCCGTGGAGTTGGCGCTGCTTCCGCTCTACACCCGCGGCGTGCGGTTCGTCACCGGCCGGGTCAACGCCCGTGCCGCCATTCCGCAGGTCCTGGCGATGCTGGCCGACGGCTGCGACCTGTCACCGGCGGTCGACCGCGTGGTGCCGTGGGAGGAGGCGCCTACTCGGTGGCCCGAGATGACGGGCAAGACGGTGTTTGTCCGGAGCTGA
- a CDS encoding nitroreductase family deazaflavin-dependent oxidoreductase — MSARDQHPNNAPGVPMIFPVWFENIQVKYLNPLLKPIARFLPGTATIEHRGRKSGKVYKTIVTTYRKGNVLAIALGHGKTDWVKNVLAAGDADVHYARQTVHITNARILPAGTDGPEAEGLPKMAKAQLRRMAVFVGDIA; from the coding sequence ATGTCTGCTAGGGATCAACACCCCAACAATGCCCCCGGCGTCCCGATGATCTTCCCGGTGTGGTTCGAGAACATCCAGGTCAAGTACCTCAACCCGCTCCTCAAACCGATCGCGCGGTTCCTGCCCGGCACCGCGACCATCGAGCACCGCGGCCGCAAGTCGGGCAAGGTCTACAAGACGATCGTGACCACCTACCGCAAGGGCAACGTGCTGGCGATCGCCCTGGGCCACGGCAAGACCGACTGGGTGAAGAACGTGCTGGCCGCCGGCGACGCCGACGTGCACTACGCCCGCCAGACCGTGCACATCACGAACGCGCGGATCCTGCCGGCCGGTACCGACGGACCGGAGGCCGAAGGCCTGCCCAAGATGGCAAAGGCCCAGTTGCGGCGGATGGCGGTCTTCGTCGGCGATATCGCCTGA
- the hisD gene encoding histidinol dehydrogenase, whose protein sequence is MVHVTTSPSPLSRIDLRGVELTAARLRAELPRGGVDVEAVLPKVRPIVAAVAERGAIAALNYGEEFDGVRPAAVRVPDGALEAAVVGLDDDVRDALQVMIDRTRAVHADQRRADTTTTLGPGATVTERWVPVERVGLYVPGGNAVYPSSVVMNVVPAQAAGVDSLVVASPPQAAFGGLPHPTILAAAKLLGVEEVWAVGGAQAVALLAYGGTDTGGGELVPVDMITGPGNIYVTAAKRLCRSQVGIDAEAGPTEIAILADHTADPAHVAADLISQAEHDEMAASVLVTPSPELADATDTELAAQLQTTVHRERVTTALSGPQSKIILTDDLDAAIKVVNAYAAEHLEIQTADAAEVATRIRSAGAIFVGPYAPVSLGDYCAGSNHVLPTAGSARHSSGLSVQTFLRGIHVVDYTEAALKDVSGHVVTLAKAEDLPSHGEAVRRRFER, encoded by the coding sequence ATGGTCCACGTGACCACATCGCCTTCGCCACTGTCCCGTATCGACTTGCGGGGCGTGGAGTTGACGGCTGCGCGCCTACGGGCGGAACTGCCGCGCGGCGGCGTCGACGTGGAGGCCGTGCTGCCCAAGGTGCGGCCCATAGTCGCGGCCGTCGCCGAGCGTGGGGCGATCGCGGCGCTGAACTACGGCGAGGAGTTCGACGGTGTCCGGCCCGCGGCCGTGCGGGTACCCGACGGTGCACTCGAGGCGGCCGTCGTCGGACTCGACGACGACGTACGAGATGCGCTGCAGGTGATGATCGACCGGACCCGCGCCGTGCACGCCGATCAGCGCCGTGCCGACACCACCACCACGCTGGGCCCGGGCGCCACCGTCACCGAACGCTGGGTCCCCGTCGAACGGGTCGGTCTGTACGTGCCCGGCGGCAACGCCGTCTACCCGTCCAGCGTGGTGATGAACGTGGTGCCGGCCCAGGCAGCCGGTGTCGACTCGCTGGTGGTCGCCAGTCCGCCCCAGGCCGCCTTCGGGGGACTGCCGCACCCGACCATCCTGGCCGCGGCCAAGCTGCTCGGTGTCGAGGAAGTCTGGGCGGTAGGCGGGGCGCAGGCCGTCGCGTTGCTCGCCTACGGCGGCACCGACACCGGCGGAGGAGAGCTCGTTCCCGTCGACATGATCACCGGGCCGGGCAACATCTATGTCACCGCGGCCAAACGGCTGTGCCGTTCCCAGGTGGGCATCGACGCCGAAGCCGGCCCCACCGAAATCGCCATCCTCGCCGACCACACCGCCGACCCTGCACACGTGGCGGCCGACCTGATCAGCCAGGCCGAACACGACGAGATGGCGGCCAGCGTCCTGGTGACCCCCAGCCCCGAGCTGGCCGATGCCACCGACACCGAACTTGCCGCCCAGCTGCAAACCACCGTCCACCGCGAGCGGGTGACCACCGCGCTGTCGGGTCCTCAGTCCAAGATCATCCTGACCGACGACCTCGATGCCGCCATCAAGGTGGTCAACGCCTACGCCGCCGAACACCTGGAGATCCAGACCGCCGACGCCGCGGAGGTGGCTACCCGGATCCGTTCGGCCGGAGCCATTTTCGTCGGACCGTACGCACCGGTGAGTCTGGGCGACTACTGCGCCGGCTCCAACCACGTGCTGCCCACCGCCGGGAGCGCACGCCACTCCAGCGGCCTGTCGGTGCAGACCTTCCTGCGCGGCATCCACGTCGTCGACTACACCGAGGCCGCGCTCAAAGACGTGTCGGGCCACGTCGTCACGCTGGCCAAGGCCGAGGACCTGCCGTCGCACGGTGAGGCGGTCCGCCGGAGGTTCGAGCGGTGA